A window from Calditrichota bacterium encodes these proteins:
- a CDS encoding TolC family protein, whose translation MRKNLKNLLDVAMRKNRVVVFSLLLFFPLAGLSQDKMTLTLERSVDLALQKNPGIQMAEKEVSKAKAGIFEAWSNVLPKVDGSINFQHAWSIQEQTIPNFLKPMLAPLGPYIPGLEDMPDYVRISFGLKNTLRYGATLTQPLFLGGAGISGIQIANSAKSAAEKNLMGKKQELIYNTTNAFYGCLLAKELVKVQQEALDQAEANFENVRKKYESGAASGFDKMRAEVDVANLRPAAIAAKNNYRSALTMLRTILGLERNAVIDVEGEFKYVEDELLNMSLEELQQLALEKRPMFQALQDQKRIMRKTVAIARSNFLPKVFFQTDYSFMDMRNNYKFRHKDASKGFTSAISLQIPLFHGFQSAAQYQESRLDYHIMLDTEKQASDGIAAEVEVAYNKLKDAREKYQSAVKTVDLAKEALRLANMMYKEGMNTQLDVLTSQLALTQAKMNYVNSLYEYQISRYQLRKVIGLLKGILDK comes from the coding sequence ATGAGGAAAAATCTGAAAAATTTGCTGGATGTTGCGATGAGAAAAAATCGCGTAGTCGTTTTTTCTCTGCTGCTATTTTTTCCTTTGGCTGGTCTTTCGCAGGACAAAATGACGCTCACCCTGGAGCGAAGCGTGGATCTGGCTTTGCAAAAAAACCCGGGCATTCAAATGGCGGAAAAGGAAGTTTCCAAAGCAAAAGCCGGTATTTTTGAAGCCTGGTCTAATGTTTTGCCCAAAGTAGACGGCTCGATTAATTTTCAGCACGCGTGGAGTATTCAGGAGCAAACCATACCTAACTTTTTGAAACCCATGTTAGCGCCGCTGGGGCCGTACATTCCTGGGCTGGAAGACATGCCGGACTATGTGCGGATCTCTTTCGGATTAAAAAACACGCTGCGCTACGGCGCCACTTTGACGCAGCCGCTATTTTTAGGCGGCGCAGGAATTTCCGGAATACAAATCGCTAATTCCGCGAAATCAGCGGCGGAGAAAAATTTAATGGGAAAGAAACAGGAATTGATTTACAACACGACCAACGCATTTTACGGCTGCCTGCTCGCCAAAGAACTGGTCAAAGTTCAGCAAGAAGCGCTGGATCAGGCGGAAGCGAATTTTGAAAATGTCAGAAAAAAATATGAGTCGGGCGCGGCGTCCGGTTTCGACAAAATGCGCGCCGAAGTGGATGTGGCGAATCTGAGACCGGCGGCGATTGCTGCGAAGAACAATTACCGCTCTGCATTGACCATGCTCAGAACAATTCTTGGTTTAGAAAGAAATGCTGTGATTGACGTCGAAGGTGAGTTCAAATACGTTGAGGACGAACTGCTCAATATGTCGCTGGAAGAATTGCAGCAGTTAGCTCTGGAAAAACGCCCCATGTTTCAAGCGCTGCAAGATCAGAAACGCATCATGCGCAAAACAGTTGCCATTGCACGAAGCAATTTTCTGCCGAAAGTATTTTTTCAGACCGATTATTCATTCATGGACATGAGAAATAATTACAAATTCAGACACAAAGATGCCAGCAAGGGATTTACTTCGGCGATCAGTTTACAAATCCCGCTATTCCACGGATTTCAGTCCGCTGCGCAGTATCAGGAATCACGGCTGGATTATCACATCATGCTGGACACAGAGAAGCAAGCCAGCGACGGCATTGCCGCGGAAGTGGAAGTGGCATACAATAAGTTGAAAGATGCCAGAGAAAAATACCAGTCTGCGGTGAAGACAGTCGATCTGGCAAAAGAAGCCTTGCGTCTGGCAAATATGATGTACAAAGAGGGAATGAACACTCAGTTAGATGTATTGACTTCACAGCTTGCATTGACGCAGGCAAAGATGAATTACGTGAATTCACTGTACGAATATCAAATTTCACGATATCAATTGAGAAAAGTCATCGGACTGTTGAAAGGAATTTTAGACAAATAA
- a CDS encoding nitroreductase family protein — MQGILTRRSIRKFKKTPISEDIIEQVLRAAMAAPSAGNCQPWHFVVLRDHAVMDKIPEFHPHSKMLLQAAAAIVVCWDKNSELADGYGIQDASAATENILLAAHSLGLGAVWLGIFPRQHRVEKLKKLLNLPEHIIPLGVVAIGHPDEKKPPANRFDPQKVHFEKW; from the coding sequence ATACAAGGGATTCTCACCCGCCGCAGCATCAGAAAATTTAAGAAAACGCCTATTTCCGAGGACATCATCGAACAAGTCCTGCGCGCGGCAATGGCGGCGCCGTCGGCGGGAAATTGCCAGCCCTGGCATTTCGTTGTTTTGCGTGACCACGCGGTGATGGACAAAATTCCTGAATTTCATCCGCATTCTAAAATGCTGCTTCAGGCTGCGGCAGCAATTGTGGTTTGCTGGGACAAAAACAGCGAGCTTGCCGACGGCTACGGCATTCAGGACGCTTCTGCGGCGACGGAAAATATTTTGTTAGCAGCGCACTCGCTCGGATTGGGCGCTGTCTGGCTGGGAATTTTTCCCCGGCAGCATCGTGTGGAAAAATTGAAAAAATTACTCAATCTGCCCGAGCACATAATCCCATTAGGCGTTGTAGCCATCGGCCATCCCGACGAAAAAAAACCGCCAGCAAATCGCTTTGATCCCCAAAAAGTGCATTTCGAAAAATGGTAA
- a CDS encoding L-rhamnose isomerase → MDKKIERSYEIAREKYAQLDIDTDKVLEQLEKISISLHCWQGDDVAGFETPDAELSGGGIQVTGNYPGRARTVVQLRQDAEKAFSLIPGKHRFNLHAIYGEFGSKFVDRDQISPDHFKGWIDWAKNLGIKLDFNPSCFSHPKANDGFTLSSKDKAIRDFWIEHVQRTREIAAFMGKELGSPCINNIWIPDGMKDIPADRFTHRKLLKKSLDKIFQKSFPASAMKDALESKLFGIGSESYVVGSHEFYLSYAVQNKKIVCYDLGHFHPTESIADKISSTLLFVDELLLHVSRGVRWDSDHTVILNDDVKAVAEEIVRADSLDRVHVALDFFDATLNRVGAWVLGTRATLKALLLALLEPHEMLKSAEEKGDFFKRLALFEELKTMPFGEVWDYYCAKNDVAVGTDMITEISEYEQKVQLKRK, encoded by the coding sequence ATGGACAAAAAGATTGAACGCAGTTATGAGATAGCCAGAGAAAAATACGCTCAGTTAGATATCGATACAGACAAAGTTCTCGAACAACTTGAAAAAATCAGTATTTCGTTGCATTGCTGGCAAGGCGACGATGTTGCTGGTTTTGAAACTCCTGACGCCGAACTTTCAGGCGGAGGAATTCAGGTGACCGGTAACTATCCGGGCAGAGCGCGCACCGTGGTTCAATTGCGCCAGGACGCCGAAAAGGCGTTTTCATTGATTCCCGGGAAACACCGCTTCAACTTGCACGCTATCTACGGCGAATTCGGCAGCAAATTCGTTGACCGAGACCAAATTTCGCCCGACCATTTCAAAGGCTGGATCGACTGGGCGAAAAATCTGGGAATTAAACTGGATTTCAATCCCTCCTGTTTTTCACATCCCAAAGCAAACGACGGTTTTACGCTGAGCAGTAAGGACAAAGCGATCCGCGATTTCTGGATTGAACACGTCCAAAGAACACGAGAAATCGCCGCATTCATGGGAAAAGAACTGGGGAGCCCTTGCATTAACAATATCTGGATTCCCGACGGCATGAAAGATATTCCCGCGGACAGATTCACGCATCGTAAGCTGCTCAAAAAATCATTGGACAAAATTTTTCAAAAAAGTTTTCCGGCCTCTGCAATGAAAGACGCGCTGGAAAGCAAACTTTTCGGCATCGGCAGCGAATCGTACGTCGTGGGTTCGCACGAGTTTTATCTTTCCTACGCAGTGCAAAATAAAAAGATTGTTTGTTACGACCTGGGTCATTTTCATCCCACGGAATCCATCGCCGACAAAATTTCTTCAACGCTACTGTTCGTGGACGAACTGCTGCTCCACGTCAGCCGCGGCGTGCGCTGGGACAGCGACCACACCGTCATTCTCAACGACGACGTCAAAGCTGTCGCCGAGGAAATTGTTCGCGCGGACAGCCTCGATCGCGTGCACGTTGCGCTTGATTTCTTCGACGCCACGCTCAACCGCGTCGGCGCCTGGGTTCTGGGAACGCGCGCGACATTGAAGGCGCTCCTGCTCGCGCTGCTCGAACCGCACGAGATGCTAAAATCCGCAGAAGAAAAAGGCGATTTTTTCAAAAGATTGGCGCTGTTCGAGGAATTGAAAACTATGCCCTTCGGCGAAGTCTGGGATTACTACTGCGCGAAAAATGACGTCGCGGTGGGGACGGATATGATTACAGAAATAAGCGAGTACGAGCAAAAAGTACAGTTGAAAAGAAAGTAA
- a CDS encoding efflux RND transporter permease subunit, which translates to MRITTLAIKRGITFFMIYLIVIGFGLFSLARLKIDLFPDLTFPVIAIITQYTGVNPYDIENSVTRPIEETVSSVENVKKVSSTSKQGLSLVLLEFDWGTDMDQAEINTRKNIDFIRDYLPNEVRDPVVFAFDPSMQPIMYMAVQSSQYGMAELRRISERDIEPRMERIPGVANAFTAGGLSREIKILADPHQLQAHHFSIDYLINALRMNNMQIPSGWIENSDQEFTVQTVGEYKNLDEIRNTNIATIQGTPVRIRDVARVVDGFKEQRQREYIDGNPSVLLMVSKQSDANTVQVVKRIKSQLDNIQQSIPKGVEILNFWDQATFIQRSMSNLGSTALQAIGLAFLVLLFFLLNFRSSLIVAISIPVSMLVTFAVMDQAGLTLNMISMAGLALAVGMLVDNSIVVLENIFRRRQLGDSMEEAADKGGSEVSMAITASTLTTLAVFVPVLFVPGIAGELFKDMVITICFSLLSSLLVALTLVPLLASRFLDFRSKFESRNPSSKGFIARTKKGINSFLVGLRNQYSRALKWSINHRKTVLISVTALFIVSIVILATRGGDFFPHSDQGFIVYQVKTAPGTNLDEMQKTMMKIAGVIKKEVPEAENIHIRFGQGEGITALFGGGASNLGEINVKLVRKRERSRSQKEIDAALKKKFADIPGAEIRYQEQGISQMFGEGDIVVEIFGHDLTKSKKLAEQIQDLVKQVRGTEQVKISLEDAMPELRIELDRDRLADLGISAAQVSQTVSSNVLGTVASTYREGGEEYDIRVQLDKKYRKSKADLENILIVSPTGARVPLRSVAHVATGKAPTEITREDQERVVKVSMMVSGRDLRSVTRDVQKAMKKVVIPNDYRLEISGMAEEQQESFMYLGIAMLVAILLTYMVMASQFESLLDPFIILFTIPMSLIGVALFLLLTGTTLTVMALIGIIMLVGIVVNNGIVLVDYMNQLRVKGKSLMEAVQEGGETRMRPVLMTALTTILAMVPLALGLGESGENWAPLARSVIGGLFMATFLTLFVVPVIYIIMENRSEKYRQKKLAKKM; encoded by the coding sequence ATGAGAATCACGACATTAGCCATCAAACGCGGCATCACGTTTTTTATGATATATTTGATCGTGATCGGATTCGGCCTCTTTTCTCTGGCGCGTTTGAAAATAGACTTGTTTCCGGATTTAACTTTTCCGGTAATCGCGATCATCACCCAGTACACCGGGGTCAACCCCTACGATATCGAAAATTCAGTCACCCGACCCATCGAAGAAACAGTCTCGTCGGTAGAAAATGTAAAAAAAGTCAGTTCCACTTCAAAGCAGGGACTTTCTCTGGTTTTGCTTGAATTTGACTGGGGTACTGACATGGATCAGGCGGAAATCAACACCAGAAAGAACATTGATTTCATTCGCGATTATTTGCCGAATGAAGTCAGAGACCCGGTTGTATTTGCCTTTGATCCTTCGATGCAGCCGATCATGTACATGGCAGTTCAATCGAGCCAGTACGGCATGGCGGAATTACGAAGAATTTCAGAGCGGGACATCGAACCACGAATGGAACGCATCCCGGGCGTGGCAAATGCTTTTACCGCCGGCGGACTGTCTCGCGAAATAAAAATTTTAGCGGATCCCCATCAGTTGCAGGCGCATCATTTCTCAATAGATTATCTGATCAATGCGCTGCGGATGAATAATATGCAAATTCCCAGCGGTTGGATTGAAAATAGTGACCAGGAATTCACTGTTCAAACTGTTGGAGAATACAAAAATTTAGACGAAATCAGAAATACGAACATCGCCACGATTCAGGGCACACCGGTGCGCATTCGCGATGTAGCGCGCGTCGTCGACGGTTTTAAAGAACAGCGCCAACGAGAATACATTGACGGAAATCCGAGCGTGCTACTCATGGTGAGCAAGCAATCGGACGCCAACACAGTGCAGGTCGTTAAAAGAATAAAAAGTCAATTGGACAATATTCAGCAATCCATCCCCAAAGGCGTGGAGATCCTCAATTTCTGGGATCAGGCGACATTTATTCAGCGCTCCATGTCAAATCTGGGAAGCACCGCGCTGCAGGCTATCGGCCTCGCCTTTCTGGTGCTATTATTTTTCTTATTAAATTTTCGCAGTTCGCTCATTGTTGCCATTTCCATCCCCGTTTCCATGTTGGTGACTTTCGCAGTGATGGATCAGGCAGGCTTGACTCTGAATATGATCTCCATGGCGGGACTGGCGCTGGCAGTGGGCATGTTAGTAGACAACTCCATTGTCGTGCTGGAAAATATTTTCCGGCGACGACAGTTAGGCGATTCTATGGAAGAGGCTGCGGACAAAGGAGGCTCGGAAGTCTCCATGGCAATCACTGCCTCAACCTTAACTACTCTTGCTGTTTTTGTGCCGGTTCTTTTTGTCCCCGGCATTGCCGGCGAGCTATTCAAAGACATGGTTATTACAATCTGTTTTTCACTTTTGTCTTCATTACTTGTCGCGTTGACGCTGGTGCCCCTATTAGCATCACGATTTTTGGACTTCCGGTCAAAATTTGAATCGCGAAATCCATCGTCTAAAGGTTTCATTGCCCGCACGAAAAAGGGGATTAATTCTTTTCTTGTCGGGTTAAGAAACCAGTACAGCCGGGCGCTGAAATGGTCAATCAATCACAGGAAGACCGTGCTTATTTCGGTTACAGCGCTCTTCATCGTATCCATCGTGATCCTGGCCACCCGCGGCGGCGACTTTTTCCCGCATTCGGATCAGGGATTTATTGTTTACCAGGTCAAAACAGCGCCGGGCACCAATCTGGATGAAATGCAGAAAACAATGATGAAAATTGCTGGCGTCATCAAAAAAGAAGTTCCGGAAGCCGAAAATATTCATATTCGTTTTGGTCAGGGCGAGGGAATCACTGCCCTGTTTGGCGGCGGCGCCTCTAATTTAGGCGAGATAAATGTCAAATTAGTACGCAAGCGCGAACGCAGTCGAAGCCAGAAAGAAATCGATGCGGCGCTAAAAAAGAAATTTGCGGACATCCCCGGCGCGGAAATTCGCTATCAAGAACAAGGCATCAGCCAAATGTTCGGCGAAGGCGATATCGTCGTAGAGATTTTCGGGCACGATTTGACAAAATCAAAGAAATTAGCTGAACAAATCCAAGATTTAGTAAAACAGGTTCGCGGCACGGAACAAGTCAAAATCAGTCTCGAAGATGCGATGCCGGAACTGCGAATCGAACTGGACAGGGATCGTCTGGCAGATCTTGGTATTTCAGCGGCACAGGTTTCACAGACAGTGAGCTCCAACGTACTGGGAACGGTCGCTTCAACCTATCGCGAGGGCGGCGAAGAATACGATATTCGCGTTCAATTGGACAAGAAATATCGCAAATCCAAAGCTGATCTGGAAAATATTTTGATCGTATCGCCGACAGGCGCGCGAGTGCCGCTGCGATCCGTGGCGCACGTGGCGACCGGCAAGGCGCCGACAGAAATTACCCGTGAAGATCAGGAGCGCGTGGTAAAAGTTTCCATGATGGTCTCGGGCAGAGATTTGCGTAGCGTGACGCGCGATGTGCAGAAAGCCATGAAAAAAGTGGTTATTCCCAACGATTACCGGCTGGAAATCAGCGGCATGGCGGAAGAGCAGCAGGAATCGTTCATGTATCTGGGGATTGCCATGTTGGTCGCCATCTTGCTTACTTACATGGTCATGGCGTCGCAGTTTGAGTCACTGCTGGATCCGTTCATCATTTTATTCACAATTCCCATGTCGCTCATCGGCGTGGCGCTTTTTCTGCTGCTCACCGGAACAACGCTCACGGTGATGGCGCTAATCGGAATCATCATGTTAGTCGGCATCGTCGTGAACAACGGAATTGTGCTCGTCGATTACATGAATCAACTCCGCGTCAAAGGGAAAAGTTTGATGGAAGCGGTCCAAGAAGGCGGAGAAACGAGAATGAGACCTGTTCTGATGACAGCGCTAACAACAATCCTGGCGATGGTGCCGCTGGCCTTAGGTCTGGGCGAGAGTGGCGAAAACTGGGCGCCTCTGGCGAGATCTGTGATCGGAGGTTTGTTTATGGCGACATTTCTCACATTGTTTGTCGTGCCGGTGATTTACATTATCATGGAAAATCGTTCGGAAAAATATCGCCAGAAAAAATTGGCGAAAAAAATGTAG
- a CDS encoding efflux RND transporter periplasmic adaptor subunit, whose amino-acid sequence MAKKIFSIFLISGLAIALLTGCGKKGNTNEDALIIPVETTPVIRKDVSREVTYTGDIKAEKEVKVYSKIPDRIVKFEVDEGDYVKKGDVIARIEATKIEQAVVQAKAGLASARAQFANVKAEFERSKRLKAENAISEQQFDATKTQFEATKAMVEQAEAALVQAESQLDDAIISSPLSGIIGTRNYEEGDMATGPLPIVTVVQMNRVKVIIKAPEQDFGQLKVGQFGIVKVRSYPDETFKGKIIKISPVLDPLTRMGKIELLVDNKDKRLKPGMFAEVQIRIQALKNVIAIPKFVVIEKTELQRVNGEDVAVVNSHVFVVQDSVAHLRKVEISYTNGTISVVKSGVEEGEQIVVVGQQSLKDGSRVRVLNEGEK is encoded by the coding sequence ATGGCAAAAAAAATATTTTCAATTTTTCTCATATCGGGGTTAGCGATTGCGCTGCTGACAGGCTGCGGCAAAAAAGGAAATACGAACGAAGATGCGCTGATTATTCCTGTTGAAACAACGCCTGTAATCCGTAAAGATGTGTCCAGAGAAGTGACTTACACCGGAGACATCAAAGCGGAAAAAGAAGTGAAAGTGTACTCCAAAATTCCGGATCGCATCGTCAAATTTGAGGTTGACGAAGGCGATTACGTGAAAAAAGGTGATGTAATCGCGCGAATCGAGGCGACAAAAATCGAGCAGGCCGTTGTGCAGGCAAAGGCTGGCTTGGCGAGCGCCCGCGCTCAATTTGCCAATGTGAAGGCGGAATTCGAGCGCAGCAAACGATTGAAAGCGGAAAATGCCATCAGCGAGCAGCAATTTGACGCAACAAAAACCCAATTTGAGGCGACCAAAGCAATGGTCGAACAGGCCGAAGCCGCGCTCGTTCAGGCGGAGAGCCAATTGGACGATGCCATAATTTCATCGCCTCTTTCCGGAATTATTGGCACACGCAACTATGAAGAAGGCGATATGGCGACAGGCCCGCTGCCCATCGTGACCGTTGTTCAGATGAATCGCGTGAAGGTGATCATCAAAGCGCCGGAGCAAGATTTCGGGCAATTGAAAGTCGGACAATTCGGCATCGTCAAGGTGCGCAGTTATCCGGATGAGACTTTTAAGGGAAAAATAATCAAAATCAGTCCCGTGCTCGATCCGCTGACGCGCATGGGAAAAATTGAGCTTCTCGTGGACAACAAGGATAAAAGATTGAAGCCGGGAATGTTCGCCGAGGTGCAAATTCGCATTCAGGCGCTGAAAAATGTGATTGCAATTCCAAAATTTGTCGTCATCGAAAAAACAGAATTGCAACGTGTCAATGGCGAGGATGTGGCTGTCGTAAATTCCCACGTATTTGTCGTGCAGGACAGCGTGGCGCATTTGCGAAAAGTGGAAATCAGCTACACCAATGGCACGATTTCCGTTGTAAAATCCGGCGTTGAGGAAGGGGAACAAATTGTCGTCGTTGGCCAGCAGAGTTTAAAAGATGGTTCAAGAGTAAGAGTTTTGAATGAAGGAGAAAAATAA
- a CDS encoding TetR/AcrR family transcriptional regulator, whose translation MPNFLEKLDGENNTKLQIFLTAARLFAEKGYNGVSMREISEQSNVSKPTIYYYFGSKEGIFRELLETGMKYGVNFSREIAASNIPAKEKLKKIMQRQFRVSYEHSEFSKFFLMIFLTSENIPFVEDFKKHVRAHKKLLMNIFKEGIESGEFGAGANSDLAAEMFVAVTGHFISLQIKSKRKILTNKLAEEIVELLFKGLNE comes from the coding sequence ATGCCAAACTTCTTGGAAAAATTAGACGGCGAAAACAATACCAAACTTCAGATATTTTTAACTGCTGCTCGCCTTTTTGCTGAAAAAGGATACAACGGCGTTTCCATGCGGGAAATTTCCGAGCAATCGAACGTTTCGAAGCCGACGATTTATTATTACTTTGGCAGCAAAGAAGGAATTTTCAGAGAGCTGCTGGAAACAGGAATGAAATACGGTGTGAATTTCTCCAGGGAAATTGCGGCGTCCAACATTCCGGCCAAAGAGAAATTAAAAAAAATAATGCAGCGTCAATTTCGCGTGAGTTATGAGCATTCCGAATTTTCCAAATTTTTTCTGATGATTTTTTTGACATCGGAAAATATTCCTTTTGTGGAAGATTTCAAAAAACACGTTCGTGCGCACAAAAAATTACTCATGAATATTTTTAAAGAGGGCATCGAGTCCGGCGAATTCGGCGCCGGAGCAAATTCTGATTTAGCCGCAGAAATGTTTGTTGCTGTTACCGGTCATTTCATTAGCCTACAGATCAAATCGAAACGAAAAATTTTAACAAATAAATTAGCGGAAGAAATTGTTGAACTTTTATTTAAAGGACTGAACGAATGA
- a CDS encoding 4Fe-4S dicluster domain-containing protein — MPILPVFISYSLIVGLIGYFIIGFITATGHLRKKIQFVKLLVLYFLFLTIMNHYLILNFFMPGIQLLSTALIVTLIIIFDNFFKPDQDFDVVSEVKKLPRKYLRPHPFRTVLETIFRLFPLPEPVALYKVGNPDEKSAVVVTGNYELTVRRVANALQGLDCWLLICDSRGINVWCSSLSGHFSEKNIIHATKLTHLSEYVSHKRLVLPQLCAANVDIQEIKQKTGFLAVFGPVYIEHIKDFLNRSSDESTIRRVKFDLQQRVEMAISSPIILTTVLTFIYLFIDISKLLFIIPVVYFLAVVQAIIYPHRPIKQIPLWSFLYSFGIAVMITGLLILTRPFSFGWSIGIVVTIGVGMFYLTNEFEGWSPLVKYNLKSIYKGVDAPEITVNEEFCIGCRLCFQVCPKGVFTIENGKAKVLDRKECIKCSACYKRCPTEAIDHSSDKREKEKCACAYCRIQDSLKQ; from the coding sequence ATGCCCATCTTACCAGTTTTTATCTCATATTCCTTGATTGTGGGACTCATTGGATATTTTATAATAGGTTTCATCACAGCTACGGGACATCTTCGAAAAAAAATCCAATTTGTTAAGTTATTAGTCTTGTATTTTCTTTTCCTTACAATAATGAATCATTATTTGATATTGAATTTTTTTATGCCTGGAATCCAATTATTATCGACAGCACTAATTGTAACGCTGATTATCATATTTGACAATTTTTTCAAACCCGATCAAGATTTTGATGTTGTATCAGAAGTAAAGAAACTTCCACGAAAATATTTGAGACCTCATCCATTTCGAACGGTATTGGAAACCATATTCCGTTTATTTCCCCTTCCAGAACCTGTCGCCTTGTATAAAGTTGGTAACCCTGATGAGAAGTCCGCTGTAGTAGTTACTGGAAATTATGAACTTACTGTAAGGCGTGTTGCTAACGCCCTTCAGGGATTAGATTGTTGGCTTTTAATATGTGACAGTAGAGGTATTAACGTGTGGTGTTCATCACTCAGTGGACATTTTTCAGAAAAGAATATTATTCATGCAACTAAATTGACACATTTATCGGAATACGTTTCTCATAAAAGACTTGTTCTGCCACAGCTCTGTGCCGCTAATGTAGATATACAAGAGATTAAACAAAAAACGGGGTTTCTGGCAGTATTTGGTCCGGTGTATATTGAACATATAAAGGATTTCCTCAACAGGAGTAGCGATGAATCTACAATAAGAAGAGTCAAATTTGATCTTCAGCAAAGAGTTGAAATGGCTATAAGCAGTCCGATTATTCTTACCACAGTTCTCACTTTCATTTATCTTTTCATTGACATATCAAAACTTTTGTTCATTATACCGGTAGTATATTTTCTTGCAGTGGTTCAGGCGATTATTTATCCTCACAGACCCATTAAACAGATTCCACTATGGTCCTTTTTGTATTCCTTCGGGATAGCAGTAATGATTACAGGTCTTTTAATTCTTACCCGGCCCTTTAGTTTTGGCTGGTCAATCGGAATAGTTGTTACCATAGGTGTTGGAATGTTTTACCTGACAAATGAGTTTGAGGGCTGGTCGCCTCTGGTAAAATATAATCTTAAATCAATTTATAAGGGGGTCGATGCTCCAGAAATTACGGTAAATGAGGAATTTTGTATTGGTTGCAGATTGTGTTTCCAGGTCTGCCCAAAAGGTGTTTTCACAATCGAGAATGGCAAAGCAAAAGTCCTCGATAGAAAAGAATGTATTAAATGCTCAGCATGTTATAAACGATGTCCAACAGAAGCGATAGACCATTCTTCCGACAAACGGGAAAAAGAGAAATGTGCTTGTGCGTATTGTAGGATACAAGACAGCTTGAAACAATGA